A region of the SAR202 cluster bacterium genome:
AGATGTGCAGATTAATATTACGCCAATTCGGCAGGCCATTCAAAAATTGAAAGACCTAGCCTAGAGAAATTTACATTCACGCACACGCTTAACCATCACTGGCCCACCCTTCCCGGCCCCGCTTTCCCCCGCCGCCCGTATAAGAAACCCTGAATCTCATCCTGGAACTTGACCTCCGAGTCGTCCTGGGGTTCGTAGCCCAGGGCGTCCCGGGCCGAGGTCAGGGACCAGAAGGCGCGGGCGTTGTCGCTGATGCCGTAGACTACCAGCCAGGGCACGCCGTATTCGTTCTCGATACTCTCGGTCTCGACGGCCTTGATAAACAACTGCCGCAGGTCGCGAGGGCTGATGTAGGCGCCCAGGTCGCGTTTGTAGTTCAGCGAATCGCCCTTGGTGTAGTCCTTTAGCCTGATCTCGCGCGGCGCGCCGATTCTCACCTGTACGTTCTCCAGCTTGCGCCCGAATATGCCCGTGGCAAACATGAAACCCATGTGCTCGTAAGTGGCCTTGGCCCAGCCATAGAAGTTGTCGGAGAGGGGCAACATGTAGGGGTCAACGGCGTCTAATTTTTTGTGATGGATAAGCTCATGCTCGTACCAGTCGGCGGCGTGGTTGGAACTGGCGACCACCACACGTTGCACATGCTCTTCCATAGCGACGCGGTAGATGTTATAGGCCATGTGGACGTTTTCGTGTTCGGGGTAGAAGTCGTCCACGCTCCTAGGGCGGGCCAAGGCGCCGCTGGCCCCCTGCGAATGCTTCCATCCCAGATGGATGATGGTATCGATACCTTTGAAGTAGTGCCTGTACTTGTTAAAATCGGGGTCTATGAGGTCAACCACCATGACTCCAGGAACGCGCTTGCCGCCCCGGTCGGAGGCGCGGGCATCCAGGAGGACCAGGTCGTAGCGGCGGCGGAATTCGGGCAGCAGTTGGGCTGCTATGTACCCCGCCGCGCCCGTTACCAGCACTTTTCGCTTTTTAGCCATTACCAGCCCTCTCTGTTGAAGATCTGTTAGCCGGAAACTTTGACCCCGCCCTTGAACACGGCCTTCACTTTCATCAAGTCTAGGATGTTTGACGACGGGTCGCCGTCCACCACCAGCAGGTCCGCCGACTTCCCCGCCGCCACGCTGCCGACGGTCGCGTCGATACACAGGGCCTTGGCGGCGTCGCTGGTGGCCGAGGTGATGGCCTGGAGGGGCGTCATGCCGCCAAGAGTCATGCACTCGAGCTCGTAGGCGAACTGGCCGAAGGGGTAGTGGCCCCAGCCGCAGTCCGACCCGGCGATCATCTTCACGCCGGCGTCCAACATGCGGCGGCAGTGGTCTATACGCGTCTGATGATTATTCCGGCGCTGTTCAAGCATGGCCTTTTCTTCTCTGGTCAACGCGCCTGCCTTCTCCTTCTTTTCGAGGGCCCAGATGCCGCTGCGGCTAATGTGCAAGGTCGGGTTGACCCAAACGCCCTGCTGGGCAATGCACCTGGCGACTTTGGCGTCGAAGGCGGGCTGCTTGTCGGGGCCGTCGAAGAAGGCGTGGTAAATGATGTCGTGGCCGGCTTCGAGGACGCGGCTCATGCCCATGACGCACCGGCAGTGCGCGCCGACGCGCTTGCCGTGCCGATGGCCCTCGTAGGCGATATATGACAGTTCCCTCACGCTGAAGGCAGGCTGGTAGGGGTTGCTGGTGACGGTGCTGCCGCCGGTGGCCGCCACTTTTATAAAGTCAGCTCCTTCCTTAACCAGTCCTCGCACGGTGTGCTGCACCCCTACGCCATCGGCCTCGCCGCCCATGTACCACAGATGGCCGCCGGTGATGGTCACGGGCCTGCCACAGGCTAAGACCCGCGATCCCTCGACTTCGCCTGACGTGACACCCTGCTTCAGAGCGAAGCCGGTGCCGTTCCAGGCGCCGTTGTCGCAGAGAGTGGTGACGCCGGAGCGGAGGGCGATGGCGGCGTTGCGGGCGGAGCGGAGCAGGCGGAGGTCGTCGCCGTCGCCGATGACCTGCTCGCCGGTGCGTCCGTTACCCGGCATGTTGGTGTGGGTGTGGCAGTCGATGAGGCCGGGGAGGAGGGTGGCCTTGGGGTAATCGAGGACCGGGCCGCCGTTGGAGGCGAGGCGGGCCTGCGTCGCCACTTGTTTAACGACACCTTTTTCCACCACCACGGCCATGTTTCGTTTGACAGGGCCGCCCAGCCCGTCGATGAGCTTGCCGACCTGTAGGACAAAGCTGTCCATAAGGCCCTCCTTAGCCTGCAGTCAGGTAAATTGTCGAAAAGTTGGACTAATCTTAGGGCCAGAACCCTTAAGACGCAAAGCCGAGTCCTCTATAATCGTCTTATGTCAATATCGAGGATAGAATGTCAATCTTAGCGGCGGTCCTGCGGGCTTTCGGCTCGCTGGTCTTTGGCTGCCTGGTTCTGGGCGCTTTCATCGCTTATCTGGGCAGCAACGCCGTAGAGGATGTCTTCCTTCATCCGGAGGCTTACAAGGGGGCGCTGGAGGAAGAGGATGTCTATAACCGGGTTTATGACGAGCTTCTAGTCGACGCGCAGTTCCAGGACAAGGCGCGTTCCGTCATGGGCGGATACGAGATTCCGCCCCAGGATGTGGCATCGTTAAGCCGCGAGGTGCTGCCGCCTGCCTACCTCCAGGCGCAAGTTGAGGCTGCCGCCGACGGGGTGGCGGCGTATCTGCGAAAGGATGCCAGCGACCCGAGGGCATACATCGACCTGAACGCGCCGATGAACAACATCCGTCCAGCGGTCCAAAGATATCTCAACACACGCATCGACGGCATAACGCTCATTCCAGTCGCCACCCCAGGCGAATTATCCCAGGAGTTTATAACCCTCTTCCTCAGCCTGGAAAGGGGCGTTATACCGCAGCGGGCCCCGTCCCTGCAGGCGATACCGGTGTCCCTCCGCCTTCAGGCCTACGATGAGGCCTTGGCGTCTTACAAGGTCCAATCCAAGCTCAACGCGCCAGTCTCCGTGGCAGCTTTAGCGTTGGAGGGCCAGAGCGCCGCCATCCGCGCGGCGATATCGGTGGGCGATGTCCGTGGGGCGCTGCGCATCGCGACTTTAGCTATCGCGACACCCGTCATCGACACGGCGGTGCTGGAACTGCGGCAGGACCTGGACTCGGCGGGCCGGCTGGACCTGGTGGAGAAGGTTGCCGAGGCCAACGGCGAGACCCGCGCCGAACCGCTGAAGGACTCGGACCGCGCACGAGACTACCTCGACTCTTTCAATCGCGGCGCCCAGATTACCGCGTTGACCGTCATGGCCCTGGCGACGGCGCTGCTCATGGCCGTCCACCTGCCTCAATGGCGCTACTCGTTCATGTGGTCGGGCTTCGCGCTGCTGGCCGCAGGCGTGTTCGCGCTGCTGGCCGGTCTGGTGCTGAAGACACAAATCGCCGACCGTGAGTTGGTGGAGTGCGGCGCTCTCCCTGCCTCGGCCTGCGACATGCTGTCGGACGTTTCCAGCAACCTTATCTCCTCGGCGGGCGGCGGGATGCTGTTCCCTGCCCTCATAGTCACGGCTATAGGCGGCGCTTTCATGCTGCTGGCTGAAATACTGAAGATGAACAAGGGAGGCGCCAAG
Encoded here:
- a CDS encoding NAD(P)-dependent oxidoreductase; translated protein: MAKKRKVLVTGAAGYIAAQLLPEFRRRYDLVLLDARASDRGGKRVPGVMVVDLIDPDFNKYRHYFKGIDTIIHLGWKHSQGASGALARPRSVDDFYPEHENVHMAYNIYRVAMEEHVQRVVVASSNHAADWYEHELIHHKKLDAVDPYMLPLSDNFYGWAKATYEHMGFMFATGIFGRKLENVQVRIGAPREIRLKDYTKGDSLNYKRDLGAYISPRDLRQLFIKAVETESIENEYGVPWLVVYGISDNARAFWSLTSARDALGYEPQDDSEVKFQDEIQGFLYGRRGKAGPGRVGQ
- a CDS encoding amidohydrolase family protein, whose translation is MDSFVLQVGKLIDGLGGPVKRNMAVVVEKGVVKQVATQARLASNGGPVLDYPKATLLPGLIDCHTHTNMPGNGRTGEQVIGDGDDLRLLRSARNAAIALRSGVTTLCDNGAWNGTGFALKQGVTSGEVEGSRVLACGRPVTITGGHLWYMGGEADGVGVQHTVRGLVKEGADFIKVAATGGSTVTSNPYQPAFSVRELSYIAYEGHRHGKRVGAHCRCVMGMSRVLEAGHDIIYHAFFDGPDKQPAFDAKVARCIAQQGVWVNPTLHISRSGIWALEKKEKAGALTREEKAMLEQRRNNHQTRIDHCRRMLDAGVKMIAGSDCGWGHYPFGQFAYELECMTLGGMTPLQAITSATSDAAKALCIDATVGSVAAGKSADLLVVDGDPSSNILDLMKVKAVFKGGVKVSG